Proteins from a genomic interval of Paenibacillus sp. RC334:
- the dndD gene encoding DNA sulfur modification protein DndD: MQINKLVLRNIGAYYGNLNKFDFRTTSTNNVILLGGKNGAGKTTILESLRIVLFGSMAYGFITDNEPYFRKIRSLLNRKALQIGENDFQILLDYISTEDLEVNHYSLIRSWRFKNKKIKEYFSIQKNGKHLNAQEISDFQNRLREEMPPRLFELCLFDGEEISRIVSEEKIPEYLSESGKILFNLDLFMNLEKDLQTYRLQYAQKNLEATKEIDEQNKLGSEISELEQKLGKTEELVSSSEGEIINLIDLIKKDKKEFEIHGGLVQERRQELVTKINYIENTRKANTDKIRTFANTLLPFYIARTQLKEVDRQLSLEKEHESYEFVASTLEKNKLNELLTNLQTNTSSAMLDMDQLYEGILNLIRPENIQLLHRASFEQQSEIHSLYRQIQTLDASSFIQLFDTNTKLLEEAQNFRKAVGRNDQASEFKDLLESIENKTKRIEQLKLTIELASSEVDTLKENIRIKITASNKITEKIRDFHKAENSFVMTEKLLNVSQRFRERQWRKKLDDVAKEATKMINILFRKKSYIERMHIDHSSFELHLYNKEKQEINKERLSAGEKEMLMLSVIWAMFKVSGWKLPFVFDTLFGRLDQDHKRALIQHFVPKCGKQVLMFTTDSEIASEQFELIKDITSICYTLEFNEALEAAEIVQGRYFNITRENAL; this comes from the coding sequence ATGCAAATTAATAAATTGGTGCTTCGTAATATAGGCGCTTATTATGGAAACCTAAATAAGTTTGATTTTAGAACAACCTCTACCAATAATGTTATCCTGCTAGGCGGTAAGAATGGCGCTGGCAAGACTACTATTTTGGAGTCTCTACGAATTGTACTATTTGGTTCGATGGCTTACGGATTTATAACCGATAATGAACCTTATTTTCGCAAAATACGCTCATTATTGAATCGCAAGGCTCTACAAATAGGTGAGAATGATTTTCAGATTTTACTTGACTATATTTCTACGGAAGATCTCGAGGTCAATCATTACTCCTTAATTCGTAGTTGGAGATTTAAAAATAAAAAAATTAAAGAATACTTTTCAATCCAAAAAAACGGAAAACACTTAAATGCACAAGAAATTTCAGATTTCCAAAACCGACTGCGCGAAGAAATGCCGCCTCGATTATTTGAATTGTGCCTTTTTGACGGTGAAGAAATCTCCAGAATTGTTTCTGAGGAAAAGATTCCTGAATATTTAAGCGAGTCAGGAAAGATCCTTTTTAACTTGGATCTCTTTATGAACCTAGAGAAAGATTTACAAACTTACCGATTACAATATGCTCAAAAAAATCTGGAAGCAACAAAAGAAATTGATGAGCAGAATAAATTGGGATCTGAAATCAGTGAACTAGAACAAAAGCTAGGAAAAACTGAGGAATTGGTTTCATCTAGTGAAGGAGAAATTATAAATTTAATTGATCTGATTAAAAAAGATAAAAAAGAGTTTGAAATTCATGGTGGTTTAGTTCAAGAAAGACGGCAAGAACTGGTCACAAAAATCAATTATATTGAAAATACTAGAAAAGCCAACACCGATAAAATTCGTACCTTTGCAAATACATTACTGCCTTTTTATATTGCTCGTACACAATTAAAAGAAGTTGATCGACAACTTTCCCTAGAGAAAGAGCATGAGTCTTATGAGTTTGTTGCATCAACCTTAGAAAAAAATAAACTTAATGAATTGCTAACCAATCTACAGACAAATACGTCATCTGCAATGTTAGATATGGATCAGCTATATGAGGGTATTCTTAATTTAATTCGGCCTGAAAATATTCAATTACTCCACCGGGCCTCCTTTGAACAGCAAAGCGAGATTCATAGCTTGTATAGACAGATTCAAACTTTAGATGCTTCTAGTTTTATCCAATTATTTGATACAAATACAAAGCTACTAGAAGAAGCACAGAATTTTAGAAAAGCTGTTGGAAGAAATGATCAGGCTAGTGAATTTAAAGATCTACTTGAAAGTATAGAAAATAAGACTAAAAGAATTGAGCAACTAAAGCTTACAATTGAGCTAGCTTCCAGTGAAGTAGACACTTTAAAAGAAAACATTCGAATAAAAATAACCGCTTCTAACAAGATAACAGAAAAAATTAGAGACTTTCATAAAGCTGAGAACTCCTTTGTTATGACTGAAAAACTATTAAATGTGAGCCAACGATTTAGAGAAAGGCAATGGCGTAAAAAACTAGATGATGTAGCAAAAGAAGCTACAAAAATGATTAACATTCTCTTTAGAAAAAAATCTTATATTGAACGGATGCATATAGATCACTCTTCATTCGAATTGCATCTTTACAATAAGGAGAAACAAGAAATTAACAAGGAACGCTTATCTGCTGGGGAAAAGGAAATGCTTATGCTTAGCGTAATTTGGGCAATGTTTAAAGTTTCAGGTTGGAAACTTCCTTTTGTATTTGATACTCTTTTTGGTCGTCTTGATCAAGACCACAAAAGAGCATTAATTCAACATTTTGTACCTAAATGCGGCAAGCAAGTATTGATGTTTACCACAGATTCTGAAATTGCCTCCGAGCAATTTGAACTAATTAAAGATATTACTTCAATCTGTTACACATTAGAATTTAATGAAGCTTTAGAAGCAGCAGAAATCGTTCAAGGCCGATACTTTAATATCACAAGGGAGAACGCCCTCTAA
- a CDS encoding DNA sulfur modification protein DndB, producing the protein MNSKINVIPYKWNEQSCYIGIINYKDLPNLVDIRSDISMNRKIDDKRVEGIKQYILNDISGTFFPPAILNSRATLSFEKTGFLSVRNGNFTVIDGQHRIKAIITLLDEIKGPLSDELKLMELPIVIIENLENYQHRDLFYMINETPKNVESNVSERFAPKLENLLGLDFFSKHKHLIDSIEWHEKQSKEKIVYLHMTDCIRELTRILYPNLRDWYDCERDLLYKESTYTDIITHYWNKYFEILSQLKSKAFFRKKITIRAIIEDVYNKIDYIFNVQAFNPRTLEESIRKIKQLIDESMETLLCDPLIEYHGSESVRKDVFSSIRHFLTINNKLIKYKDYINKNSKIKSIIVKVLEPYYVDNILLLDSSDYLLLDSTLQDIFNNTEHINEIEAEAIKSLMINKQTTVNEIFESSVKG; encoded by the coding sequence ATGAACTCAAAGATAAATGTTATTCCTTATAAATGGAATGAACAATCTTGCTATATAGGAATTATAAATTATAAAGATCTACCTAATTTAGTGGATATACGTTCCGATATATCTATGAATAGAAAAATTGATGATAAGAGAGTCGAGGGGATAAAACAATATATTCTTAATGATATTTCGGGTACATTTTTTCCTCCAGCTATTCTCAATAGCAGAGCTACTCTATCATTTGAAAAAACAGGATTTTTGAGTGTTAGAAACGGGAATTTCACAGTTATCGATGGTCAACATCGAATAAAAGCGATAATAACTTTGTTAGATGAAATAAAGGGCCCTTTAAGTGATGAACTGAAATTAATGGAGCTACCCATAGTCATAATTGAAAACCTTGAAAATTACCAACATAGAGATTTATTTTATATGATTAATGAAACACCAAAAAATGTGGAAAGTAATGTCTCTGAGCGATTTGCGCCTAAATTAGAGAATTTGTTAGGGCTAGATTTTTTCTCTAAGCATAAGCATTTAATAGATAGCATCGAATGGCATGAAAAACAGTCTAAAGAAAAGATAGTATATCTACATATGACTGATTGCATTCGTGAATTAACTCGGATACTATATCCAAATTTAAGAGACTGGTATGATTGCGAAAGAGATTTACTTTATAAAGAATCTACCTATACAGACATCATTACCCATTACTGGAATAAATATTTCGAGATACTTAGTCAGTTGAAATCAAAGGCATTTTTTAGAAAAAAAATAACAATCAGAGCTATAATTGAGGATGTTTATAATAAAATAGATTATATATTCAATGTACAGGCATTTAACCCGAGAACTTTAGAAGAAAGTATTCGTAAAATTAAGCAGCTTATAGATGAATCAATGGAAACTTTGCTTTGTGACCCATTAATTGAATACCATGGTTCAGAAAGTGTAAGAAAAGATGTTTTTTCATCAATTAGACACTTTTTAACGATTAATAACAAATTAATTAAATACAAGGACTATATAAATAAAAATTCTAAGATTAAATCTATAATTGTTAAGGTATTAGAACCTTATTATGTAGATAACATACTTTTATTAGATAGTTCTGATTATCTTCTATTAGATAGTACTTTGCAGGACATTTTTAATAATACTGAACATATAAATGAAATAGAGGCTGAGGCAATTAAGTCATTAATGATAAATAAACAAACAACCGTGAATGAGATTTTTGAATCTTCTGTTAAGGGGTGA
- a CDS encoding DndE family protein, which produces MNFTLKTSKYAKDVLLQLQASTSITPNILIRYAVALSLKIGDSSAELTPLTKDFTDGLSLNRSTVTGEYDYIFRAMITQASGKELSDEEFFPGYFNAHLERGIRALAAEYKSTGNYEKFIRALLL; this is translated from the coding sequence ATGAATTTCACTTTAAAAACATCCAAATATGCAAAAGACGTACTTTTACAACTCCAAGCTTCTACAAGCATTACGCCAAATATATTAATTCGTTACGCGGTAGCTCTCTCTTTAAAGATTGGAGATTCTTCTGCTGAGCTTACACCTCTCACAAAAGACTTTACTGATGGGCTTTCTCTTAACCGCAGTACAGTAACTGGGGAATACGATTATATTTTCCGTGCAATGATTACCCAAGCATCGGGGAAAGAACTCTCAGACGAAGAGTTCTTTCCAGGTTACTTTAATGCTCACCTAGAACGCGGAATTAGAGCACTTGCTGCCGAGTATAAAAGTACTGGAAATTACGAAAAGTTTATTCGTGCTTTGCTACTATAA
- the dndB gene encoding DNA sulfur modification protein DndB — protein MNFSYSFPALRGFQAGREFYTVMCPLRLIPKIFLFDEEEIPAEHRAQRLMNKSRIPDITNYILENPTDYIFSSLTASVDGEMIFQENSNEFKDIGYLTISLDSKFLINDGQHRRAAIEDALKIAPELGDETISVVFFQDLGLIRSQQMFSDLNRHAVNTTSSIGILYDHRDQLSLITKSLIADIPLLERYTDRERVSLSKNSPKLFALNHIFNTNCRLLGKGKGQMISEQEKEFVNHFWLVLCESITEWEDVLNKKVTPRDLRSNSVIAHGVFLEAVGIVGHYLYFHHTDEWQGFIKKLKHVDWNRDNKKDWLGRAYGQTGRINKTNETIQLTANLIKLKIGLPLTEQEQKIENKIKEVSPLGT, from the coding sequence ATGAACTTTAGTTATAGTTTCCCTGCCCTTAGAGGTTTTCAAGCTGGGAGAGAATTTTACACAGTAATGTGTCCTTTACGATTAATTCCTAAGATTTTTTTATTTGATGAGGAAGAAATCCCAGCCGAGCATCGCGCTCAACGTCTTATGAATAAATCAAGAATTCCAGATATAACTAATTATATTCTTGAAAATCCTACAGACTACATATTCTCTTCCTTAACTGCCTCCGTTGATGGCGAGATGATTTTCCAGGAAAATTCCAACGAATTTAAAGATATTGGATATCTTACTATATCACTCGATTCTAAGTTCTTAATTAATGACGGACAACATCGACGGGCAGCAATTGAGGATGCGTTGAAAATCGCACCTGAGCTGGGTGACGAGACAATTTCCGTTGTTTTCTTCCAAGATTTAGGTCTCATTCGCTCTCAGCAAATGTTTTCGGATTTAAATCGGCATGCAGTCAACACAACTTCATCCATCGGAATTTTATATGATCATCGTGATCAGCTATCACTTATTACTAAAAGTCTCATTGCTGACATCCCTTTACTTGAACGTTATACTGACCGTGAAAGAGTATCTTTGTCTAAAAATTCGCCTAAATTATTCGCCTTAAATCATATCTTTAATACAAACTGCCGCCTCTTAGGCAAAGGTAAGGGCCAGATGATCTCAGAACAAGAAAAAGAATTTGTGAATCATTTCTGGCTTGTTCTCTGCGAGTCTATTACAGAATGGGAAGATGTATTAAATAAGAAGGTAACCCCTAGAGATCTGAGATCCAACTCAGTTATTGCTCACGGTGTTTTTTTAGAAGCAGTGGGTATTGTCGGACATTATCTTTACTTCCATCATACAGACGAATGGCAAGGATTTATTAAAAAGCTTAAACATGTTGACTGGAATCGTGACAATAAAAAGGATTGGCTAGGTCGCGCTTATGGACAAACCGGACGCATCAACAAAACAAATGAAACCATTCAATTAACAGCGAATCTTATTAAATTGAAGATTGGACTCCCATTAACAGAACAAGAACAAAAAATTGAAAATAAAATAAAGGAGGTTTCTCCTCTTGGAACTTAA
- the chvE gene encoding multiple monosaccharide ABC transporter substrate-binding protein, producing MKKGAVVVWLLVLALMLSACNLAESGTGSKEKGYVGISMPTKSSERWVGDGENMVRLFQEQGYKTDLQYAEDVVENQIAQIENMITKGVNVMVVASVDGNTLTDVIQKAHDRGIQVISYDRLIRNTPYLTYYATFDNFQVGVLQASYIEKKLGLKEGKGPFNVELFGGSPDDNNAYFFFNGAMSVLKPYIDSGKLVVRSKQMTMAQIATLRWDGALAQSRMDNLLSAYYSGENLDAVLSPYDGISIGIISSLKGVGYGSANKPLPIITGQDAELASIKSIVAGEQTQTVFKDTRKLAEQTVVMANSILQGKQAEVNDAKSYNNGIKVVPAYLLDPISVDRTNVEKDIVGSHYYTKEQIGLK from the coding sequence ATGAAAAAAGGAGCTGTTGTCGTCTGGCTTCTGGTTTTGGCCTTGATGCTTTCAGCCTGTAATTTGGCGGAGAGTGGAACAGGCAGCAAGGAAAAAGGCTATGTGGGCATTTCCATGCCGACCAAATCGTCCGAGCGTTGGGTAGGAGACGGGGAGAATATGGTCCGGCTGTTTCAGGAGCAAGGCTATAAAACGGATTTACAGTATGCCGAGGACGTGGTGGAAAACCAGATTGCCCAAATTGAAAATATGATTACCAAGGGCGTGAATGTCATGGTGGTTGCTTCCGTGGATGGGAACACACTGACGGATGTGATCCAGAAGGCACATGACCGGGGGATTCAGGTCATTTCCTATGACCGACTGATTCGGAACACGCCGTATCTGACGTATTATGCGACCTTCGACAATTTTCAGGTGGGCGTGCTACAGGCGTCCTATATTGAGAAGAAGCTGGGACTCAAGGAAGGCAAAGGCCCCTTCAATGTAGAGCTGTTCGGCGGTTCGCCGGATGACAACAACGCGTATTTCTTCTTTAACGGCGCGATGTCCGTCCTCAAGCCATACATCGATTCCGGAAAACTCGTTGTGCGCAGCAAGCAAATGACGATGGCGCAGATCGCTACGCTGCGGTGGGATGGAGCTTTGGCCCAGTCGCGAATGGATAATCTGCTGAGCGCCTACTATTCGGGGGAGAATCTGGACGCGGTGTTATCCCCGTATGATGGGATTAGCATCGGTATTATTTCATCCCTTAAAGGGGTTGGCTACGGATCAGCGAACAAGCCGTTGCCGATCATTACGGGGCAGGATGCGGAGTTGGCTTCGATCAAGTCGATTGTGGCCGGGGAGCAGACGCAAACCGTGTTCAAGGATACCCGCAAGCTGGCTGAGCAAACGGTAGTGATGGCCAACAGCATTTTACAGGGCAAGCAAGCGGAAGTGAATGATGCCAAATCATATAACAACGGAATAAAGGTAGTTCCTGCTTATTTGCTTGATCCGATCTCGGTAGATCGGACGAATGTCGAGAAGGATATTGTTGGCAGCCATTATTACACCAAGGAGCAAATCGGACTGAAATAA
- a CDS encoding aminotransferase class V-fold PLP-dependent enzyme, with translation MLYLDNSATTKIHPEVLDTMLPYLQEEYGNPSSKFYLLAENAKKAVSKAREQVAELLGCDADEVVFTSGATESNNMIIKGIADYYGRQNNANKNMLTSKAEHPSVIETLNFLEEHDFQINYLDVDQFARVDIQKVKEAVVHDSPMLTSIMWGNNEIGSLNPIEDLSLVFEENGLFFHTDATQVVGKVPIALNKLEGVRFLSLSGHKIGGPKGVGAAIIRKQSKEIYTRLTPLLHGGGQENNYRSGTLAVHNIVGLGKAAELAHKNLNKNVKRLNDLEKYLIDIFKTNLRDKVKFNSDEKNKIPGLISLQFIGINNELLLKKLSSFVALSSGSACSSSKPSHVLSAAGKSLEEVRQTIRVTLSSDVSEKDLNLFKQIR, from the coding sequence ATGCTTTATTTAGACAATAGTGCAACGACAAAAATCCATCCTGAAGTTCTGGATACTATGCTACCTTATTTACAAGAAGAATACGGTAATCCCTCTAGCAAATTCTACTTATTAGCCGAAAATGCAAAAAAAGCAGTCTCCAAAGCACGTGAACAAGTTGCCGAACTTCTTGGATGTGATGCTGATGAAGTTGTTTTCACCAGTGGTGCTACCGAAAGTAACAATATGATCATCAAGGGGATTGCCGACTATTACGGGAGACAAAACAATGCTAACAAAAATATGCTTACTTCAAAAGCAGAACATCCATCAGTTATTGAGACATTGAATTTTTTAGAGGAGCATGATTTCCAGATTAATTATTTGGACGTAGATCAATTTGCTAGAGTGGATATTCAAAAAGTAAAAGAGGCAGTTGTACATGACAGTCCTATGCTTACTTCAATTATGTGGGGTAATAATGAAATAGGTTCATTAAATCCAATTGAGGATTTATCGTTAGTATTCGAAGAAAACGGTCTCTTTTTTCACACAGACGCTACCCAAGTCGTAGGTAAAGTCCCAATTGCTTTAAACAAACTTGAAGGTGTTCGATTCTTATCTCTATCTGGCCATAAGATCGGAGGGCCAAAGGGCGTCGGAGCAGCAATAATACGAAAGCAATCCAAAGAGATCTATACGCGTCTCACTCCTCTCCTCCACGGGGGAGGACAAGAAAACAATTATCGGAGTGGCACGCTAGCTGTGCATAATATTGTAGGGTTAGGAAAAGCTGCTGAGCTAGCTCATAAAAACCTCAATAAAAATGTAAAAAGGTTAAACGATTTAGAAAAGTACTTAATAGACATCTTTAAAACGAATTTAAGAGACAAAGTTAAATTTAATAGCGACGAAAAAAATAAAATTCCCGGCTTGATTAGTTTGCAATTTATTGGCATTAATAATGAATTACTTTTAAAAAAGCTCTCCTCTTTTGTAGCCCTTTCCTCTGGCTCCGCTTGCAGTTCTAGTAAACCAAGTCATGTATTGAGCGCTGCTGGTAAGTCGCTTGAGGAAGTCCGTCAGACTATCCGAGTAACTTTGAGTTCTGATGTTAGTGAAAAAGACCTGAACCTTTTTAAACAGATTAGATAG
- the dndC gene encoding DNA phosphorothioation system sulfurtransferase DndC: MELNIFNTGSKFIEAKELVKEVYLADERPWVVGFSGGKDSTAVVQLVFQALSELDTSSLSKKVYVISSDTQVETPLIINKITRTLGRIQSKALELGLPIETQKVRPKVEQTFWSSIIGKGYPTPRQKFRWCTDRLKIDPANRFILDKVDQFGEVIMLLGVRDSESSTRAAVMQSHTIEGKKLMRHSTLRNAFVFAPIRAFSLDDVWEFLLQYESPWGDDNNELLQLYQDSSSECPLVVDKQVKESAGSCGNSRFGCWTCTVVNEDKALSGFINSGVDWLRPLYEFRNFLVEIREDRTQRQKHRMNGEVYLTSNLDGISDIESHPKIYKSEIKQYIENNNINLATVEDLDVIVIDDDESYKRFGVGPFTLNAREEILRRLLRTQKTVRKLHDPNIELITIEELKAIRKYWHDDLQWEDRLPQIVKDETGEDFDWQHDDRPVFKEDQLTDLETLCQEEGVNLSLLKQLISVEKDYSGVKVRRGLFQSFDKTLKQDFLHL, encoded by the coding sequence TTGGAACTTAATATATTCAATACAGGAAGTAAATTTATAGAAGCTAAGGAACTCGTTAAAGAAGTTTATTTAGCTGATGAACGGCCTTGGGTAGTTGGATTTAGTGGAGGTAAAGATTCTACTGCTGTTGTACAACTAGTATTTCAAGCATTGAGTGAGCTTGATACTTCCTCTTTGAGTAAAAAAGTGTACGTAATCTCTTCAGACACCCAAGTGGAAACCCCACTTATTATCAATAAAATTACTAGAACGTTAGGACGAATCCAAAGCAAAGCTTTGGAATTAGGATTGCCTATTGAAACCCAAAAGGTTCGTCCTAAAGTAGAACAAACTTTCTGGTCCTCTATTATTGGAAAAGGATATCCAACTCCGCGCCAAAAGTTCAGATGGTGTACAGATCGTCTAAAGATTGATCCAGCAAATCGGTTTATTCTAGATAAAGTAGATCAATTTGGTGAAGTCATCATGCTTCTCGGTGTAAGGGATTCTGAAAGTTCAACTCGCGCAGCTGTTATGCAATCACATACCATTGAAGGTAAGAAATTAATGCGACATTCTACTTTACGTAATGCTTTTGTATTTGCGCCGATCCGCGCTTTCAGTCTCGATGATGTATGGGAATTTTTGTTGCAGTATGAGTCCCCTTGGGGAGATGATAATAATGAGTTGCTTCAATTGTATCAAGATTCGAGCAGTGAATGTCCTCTTGTAGTAGATAAACAAGTCAAAGAAAGCGCTGGTTCTTGCGGGAATAGCCGATTTGGCTGCTGGACTTGTACTGTTGTTAATGAAGATAAGGCTTTAAGTGGGTTTATTAATAGTGGCGTCGATTGGCTTCGTCCACTTTACGAATTCAGAAATTTTTTGGTAGAAATTAGAGAAGATCGTACACAGAGACAAAAGCATCGGATGAATGGTGAAGTATACTTAACTTCAAATTTAGACGGAATTTCTGATATTGAAAGTCACCCTAAGATCTATAAATCTGAAATAAAACAATATATTGAAAATAACAATATTAATTTAGCTACAGTTGAAGATCTCGATGTTATTGTAATAGATGATGATGAAAGCTATAAACGATTTGGTGTTGGCCCCTTCACTCTTAACGCTCGAGAGGAAATCTTAAGAAGGCTGCTTCGCACACAGAAGACCGTACGCAAGCTTCATGACCCCAATATTGAGCTGATCACCATTGAAGAACTTAAAGCTATTCGTAAGTATTGGCATGATGACTTGCAATGGGAAGATCGATTACCTCAAATCGTAAAGGATGAAACTGGTGAAGATTTTGATTGGCAACATGATGATCGCCCAGTTTTCAAGGAAGACCAGTTGACTGACCTTGAGACATTATGCCAAGAAGAAGGAGTTAACCTCAGCCTGCTCAAGCAATTAATCTCTGTTGAAAAAGATTATTCAGGCGTTAAAGTAAGAAGAGGTCTATTTCAATCATTCGATAAAACCCTTAAACAGGATTTCTTACATCTATAG
- the mmsA gene encoding multiple monosaccharide ABC transporter ATP-binding protein → MTGIILEMKGITKTFPGVKALENVNLKVKEGEIHSLCGENGAGKSTLMKVLSGVYPHGTYEGDIVFQGKTCEFKDIKQSEELGIVIIHQELALIPYLSIAENIYLGNERASGGVIDWKETFVGTRELLSKVGLSENPNTLVTNIGVGKQQLVEIAKALSKKVKLLILDEPTAALNEDDSENLLNLMLEFKRQGISCILISHKLNEVAKVSDSITILRDGKTIETLDMKKDQVTEDRIISGMVGRDLTSRYPERHAEIGKVILEVKDWTVYHEHHAERKVLDQVNLNIRRGEIVGIAGLMGAGRTELAMSIFGKSYGRNISGQLIKEGKPIQNNTVTDAINNGFAYVTEDRKEYGLILMDDIKRNISLTGLNKLTKGVVVNEQEEVIIAEDMKKSMNIKAPSILQKMGNLSGGNQQKVVLSKWIFAGPDILILDEPTRGIDVGAKYEIYTIIHRLAAEGKGVLVISSELPEVLGLCDRIYVMNAGRITGEVSREDASQETLMRYMTKSGGVKHGNHN, encoded by the coding sequence ATGACTGGAATCATTTTGGAAATGAAGGGAATTACCAAGACCTTTCCCGGCGTGAAGGCGTTGGAAAATGTAAACCTCAAGGTCAAGGAAGGCGAGATCCATTCCCTGTGTGGTGAGAACGGTGCGGGCAAATCGACGCTGATGAAGGTACTGAGTGGTGTATATCCGCATGGAACCTACGAAGGGGATATTGTTTTCCAGGGTAAAACTTGCGAGTTCAAGGACATCAAGCAGAGCGAGGAATTAGGGATCGTCATTATCCATCAGGAGCTGGCGCTGATCCCGTATCTCTCGATTGCGGAAAATATTTATCTGGGCAACGAACGCGCCAGCGGCGGCGTGATTGATTGGAAAGAGACTTTTGTCGGCACCCGCGAGCTGCTGTCCAAGGTGGGTCTGAGCGAAAATCCCAATACCTTAGTTACGAACATCGGGGTCGGGAAGCAGCAACTGGTTGAAATTGCGAAAGCGCTCTCTAAAAAGGTAAAGCTGCTCATTCTCGATGAGCCGACAGCGGCGTTGAATGAGGACGACAGCGAAAACCTGCTTAATCTGATGCTGGAATTTAAAAGACAGGGCATTTCCTGCATTCTGATCTCCCACAAGCTGAATGAGGTCGCCAAGGTATCCGATTCAATCACGATTTTGCGGGACGGGAAGACGATTGAGACGCTGGATATGAAAAAAGATCAGGTCACAGAGGACCGGATTATTAGCGGGATGGTTGGACGTGATCTGACCAGCCGTTACCCGGAGCGCCATGCGGAGATTGGCAAAGTTATTTTGGAAGTGAAGGATTGGACGGTGTATCACGAGCATCATGCGGAGCGCAAGGTGCTGGATCAGGTGAATCTCAACATTCGGCGTGGTGAAATTGTCGGTATTGCCGGACTGATGGGAGCGGGACGGACGGAGCTGGCGATGAGTATTTTCGGCAAATCGTATGGACGCAATATTTCCGGTCAACTGATCAAGGAAGGCAAGCCGATCCAGAACAACACGGTAACAGACGCGATCAACAACGGTTTTGCCTATGTGACCGAGGATCGCAAGGAGTATGGCCTTATTCTAATGGACGATATCAAGCGCAATATTTCGCTGACCGGCCTGAACAAGCTGACGAAGGGCGTTGTCGTCAATGAGCAGGAGGAAGTGATCATTGCCGAGGATATGAAGAAGAGCATGAACATCAAAGCGCCGAGCATTTTACAGAAAATGGGCAATCTGAGCGGCGGTAATCAGCAGAAGGTGGTACTGAGCAAATGGATTTTTGCCGGGCCGGATATTCTGATTCTGGATGAGCCGACGCGCGGCATTGATGTGGGTGCCAAATATGAAATTTATACGATTATTCATCGACTTGCCGCCGAAGGCAAGGGTGTGCTGGTTATTTCGTCCGAGCTGCCAGAGGTACTGGGCTTGTGTGACCGAATTTACGTCATGAACGCTGGGCGGATTACGGGAGAGGTTAGCCGTGAGGACGCGTCGCAGGAAACATTGATGAGATATATGACCAAGTCGGGAGGCGTGAAGCATGGAAACCATAACTAA